The Plasmodium relictum strain SGS1 genome assembly, chromosome: 8 DNA window cttaaaaaaaaatatatacaaatatataaatcaaaataaaatttcctttaaaattaaaaataaaacttaatttattttatcaattaaaaagtatatcattttattttaacaaaaatattgtTTAATTTCCTAGtgttgaaaaataaaaaaaaaattacgaAAATAAGGAAGCTTGTTTGACAGCAAATTCATAACTCACTTCTTCATTATACTTTAGTGGAATGCCTTAGATTTTTTtcaaagaataaaaataataatttattaatttttattttttttgttttatttaattgtatgtatttcttatatatatatatatatatatatttttaaaatatataattattatctttaGTTCCACATATATtgaatgtaatttttttaaattccaAGGAAATTTATTATTGTATTATAGTTCTTCCTacgtttttttttctatttttaattaactaAAATAATAcgtttacatatataaaggaatatattttaatttttatttatattctttcATTAAAGTAAGCATACATTTTAAGTTAAACAATTGCTCAgaattatatattctttttattttctttttaccatctgaatttattaaaacataaGAAATTATAGAAGAATTATTATTCATCCAGCCATTTAATGATTCACTTATTTCACTTGAAGAACCAgccattattttttattttatttctatatatttttttaggaCTGTTAAAAGATTGGAAATTACTTCACATAATAGGAAAATGAaactattatatattaaaagaagaaaatagtataaaaattaaaattaaaatataataaaaattaataagtaTTAAATGTAGATATATTAAatgttcaaaaaaaaaattttttttagtgcaacaaaaactttaaaaaaaaaacgggaaattaattaaaaagcaTTATAACTAGTTTATGgagcatatatatatgtatttaaaaaaaaaatttagtgtatttatatattaagaatattttatgaaatattatgttaaaatatcaaaaaaaaaaagtaaaatatatatatatatatattaaattcgTGATAGATGAATAAAtgcaatataaaaaatgtgcATATTTCTCATTAAGCGGttttaataagaataataaatatatatattgtgaataaagaattattatCCCAATGTAGAAAGGTCTTGTATatgaaaatacaaaatagaaaaaacaaaattaatgtattaattataaactaatgtattattataaatatttcttaatttatCTGAAAAAGATgtgaatatattttcatagtttattataatttatatttttaaatttgaatttaaatttaattcttttctattttattttattttatttttatttattttaagagaatatttttcattaaactATTCTAAACAATCTTAATATGTTAATAATTTGTCCTTCATCACCtcattattttctctttCCAGGGcttctaattttatatatgaaatagttatttacaaatttttataaaatttttcttaacGTAAATCTCTACTTTttgatatatatgaatattttttttttttttttgaaagtgAAGAGGTTCGCTTCTGTATGTAATTTAACGTTTTTTTCCTTTgtaaaattatcattattgctttttttatattgagAACTTATCACTACATtgtttgataatttttttttttttttcatattatataaatctatagtatatatatattttaatattatttaatttttaaattttcgaattactttatcttttttataagaaaCCTTCTTGAGACTAAGATTATCAAAATATGATtgtttataatataatataaactttcattatattattatttgctATTACAtcctttttttcattaagttacttttattcttattagtagcattaaattttaaatatgaactattttttttttttattttatcttcataactaatttatatttttatatttattttatgttggaattaccttttttttaaattaacttGTTTTGATCTTCTTCAGATTCTTCTTCTGATTCTTCTGATTCTTCTTCTGAGTCTTCTTCTGAATCTTCTTCTGTGTCTTCTTTTTTCgagtcatttttttttaagttttttttttctacacTTCCTTTTTCTGCAGATTCTAAAGAAGAGTGCTTCACATTTTGCTCAGAATTTTTTTCCGAATTTTTATCAGATTCACTTGATTTACTTTTATCTTCTTTACTATCATCGGAATCACTACTAGTTTCACTGGAATTATTACCACTATTATTTGTTCCTTTACTGCTTTCTGATTTACTATCATCCAAACTTGTTTCAAAACTTTTGCTTTCTTCACTATCTGAATCAAAATTTTCAGGattctaaaaaaagaatatatatatatatatatataataaatattaaaaagggaaaaaaaaatataaacatatatagaataaaaaaaaaagttacagTTAAAATATCTGGTTTTTCAATAAGCATTTCCATGCACTTATTTGCTAAGCTTATGCATTCTGCAAAAGTTGCATTAGGTTTTCTTCCTCTAAAAAAAGTcgaagaaaatatttttcctaGTGTTTCTGGTGTCATATTATTCTCACTTGAATAGTTTGAGACTGTTTGAAAAAACTTCAATAGACACATTACGCATTGCTGAACCCCTAGTTCCAGTTTCTCATATAATTTTGACAAAGTGGCTCTTATTACTTTATTTGATGCAGACACACTCTTTAAATGATGTAACCTCGAAAAAGCGTCCTTACCTAATAATCCGTGTTTCTGAGTATCCAGAAACAGTTTAAAAGAACACACGAGAGCTggtatattattaaaatcgGTTGTTGGCTCTCCATATTCGATATCACCAATTATACCATATAATGTATTTGCATCTGcttgtaaataaaataaatcttTTGTATTAATAACTTCAGGTTTGGATAAATGACTCAAAAATTCTACAATTATTGATGGAATATGATTAAACCCTTTGTATTTCTTTCCAAATCGTTGGCATAATATTTCTATGTCTGCGCCAAATACTGAAACTGGTTTTTTACCCAGCATTACTTCTTCATTCCTTTGAACTATATAAGGAAAGTACCTCAAATAATTAGTAGGttttacatttaattttaaaaacaagtcctctaatttttctatatattctACTTTCTTCCAAAACTTCGCAGAAACAAACGGTGTTAATATTGTTAACAACGTTTTCGATAAAAATCCACTATGTACAAGATATAactttcttaaatttttcttatattttcttgGCAAGGTATCATaccctaaaaaaaaaaaaaattaaacaaaataaaatagcaAAATTTACATCACCTTATAGATAATTTattgttatattttatttttgcttatttctttttcttttttttctttacattGTTTAGCATAAGCATAGACAGCATCAGTTAACCAACTTGTATGAGTTTCACATaatattaaaacataatCTTCTTTCACTATAGGATCTAATGTTAATATTGCATATCTTCTgtaaaatgtaaaataaaaataaaatatattaatcatctatttctatatatttctatttatttaaaattttttacccattttttttttaaaataaaaaaatataattttaaaactaatatttatatatatttatatatttttattataaaaataatttcttatatatactgaattatatattttatatatattatatacgATTCATTAGTGTTATACTATACATAGATCTTTGTATTtatgaataaattatatttttctatgttataaaaaacatttaCAGTGTTTTTTCAGGGTCGACACCAGATGTTACTATAAAACAAGGAACTAAAAGAACAATATGTGAACCAAAACCATCTTTTCCAAttacttttaataaatctGTCTTATATAgtctattaaaataaaaaaattaaatttaaattaataataaaaaaaaaaattaaaatatatcataATTAGTAAGTATTcattaatgaaaatacatataaaagtcaaaaatataaaattcttATTACTCATCAAAATTTTCTGTATAAGATTTTTTTAGCAATTTGTCGTATTCTGCCAAAATGTCTTGAGGAACTTCAGTATCAGAGTCTAACATTTCTagaatttaattattaaaattgaaatttaataaatataaataaaaaaaaaaaaacagaattaaatacataaacaaaaataatatatccttgtaaaattataataaaaatatgtaatattgataatgatatttatgtaaagtttatcatttttcatatttaatctaataaaatatatttttaaataaatttttttaatgaaatgctttttcttttaatgagTGAAAGAAAATAGATTATTTTCAGTTAAAATTTTCacatcaaataaaaaataaaatttctactttttaaataacaaaaCTAAATATTCGATAAACACTTGAAATTCAATATAAAAGTTCATTTGATATTTTAGTGTGCAATCTTTACGGTGTCTATCATTGAAATGATTATAAATTTACTAAAATAAACTTAATTTATGATTTGAATTTTACATCTTATTTTTGTAACTTAACGAGCAAAGTATATGAATatcttttctttctttttccaaaattttatatataaaaaaatatgaaaaaaaattttaagcaACTAAAATGACAAAACAAGTTTTCTCAttctttaatttcttttttttttttcaactcaatgtattttaaaatcaatattttataaaaatattcataaagaaataaaattttaagtcTATGCCAGAGTTAAATTAAatcacttatttttttaacgcttatccaaaaaaaataatttaagacTCAAAATTTTAACACATTTAttgttaatataaa harbors:
- a CDS encoding rhoGAP GTPase, putative; translation: MLDSDTEVPQDILAEYDKLLKKSYTENFDELYKTDLLKVIGKDGFGSHIVLLVPCFIVTSGVDPEKTLRYAILTLDPIVKEDYVLILCETHTSWLTDAVYAYAKQWYDTLPRKYKKNLRKLYLVHSGFLSKTLLTILTPFVSAKFWKKVEYIEKLEDLFLKLNVKPTNYLRYFPYIVQRNEEVMLGKKPVSVFGADIEILCQRFGKKYKGFNHIPSIIVEFLSHLSKPEVINTKDLFYLQADANTLYGIIGDIEYGEPTTDFNNIPALVCSFKLFLDTQKHGLLGKDAFSRLHHLKSVSASNKVIRATLSKLYEKLELGVQQCVMCLLKFFQTVSNYSSENNMTPETLGKIFSSTFFRGRKPNATFAECISLANKCMEMLIEKPDILTNPENFDSDSEESKSFETSLDDSKSESSKGTNNSGNNSSETSSDSDDSKEDKSKSSESDKNSEKNSEQNVKHSSLESAEKGSVEKKNLKKNDSKKEDTEEDSEEDSEEESEESEEESEEDQNKLI